The nucleotide sequence CCGGATCCGGCTTGGGCACGACGGCGGCATTGGCGACGGCGGGATGGCCCAGCAGGCAGCTTTCGATCTCTCCCGGGCCGATACGGTAGCCCGCCGACTTGAATACGTCGTCGCTGCGGCCGGCATACCAGAGGTAGCCGTCCTCGTCCTTGCGCGCCAGGTCGCCCGTGCGGCACCAGTCGCCGGTGAATTTCGCGGCCGTCGCCGTGGGGTTGCGCCAGTATTGCAGGAACAGGATGGGGTCGGGATGGCCGTGGATGTCGTAGCGGTTCAGCGCGACTTCGCCGACTTCGCCGGTCTTGACGGGCTGGCCCTGTTCGTCGATGACGGCTACCTGGTGGCCGGGATAGGGCCGGCCCATGCTGCCCGGCTTGGCGGGCCAGCGCGCCTGGCTGTTGCCCACCAGGTAATTCATTTCGGTCTGGCCGAACATCTCGTTGGGCGTGATGCCCAGCGCCGACCGGCACCAGTTGAATACCGTCTCTCCCACGCTTTCGCCGGCGCTCATGATCGCGCGCAGCACGAGCTTGTACCGTTCGCGTGGCGCCGGAACGGCCTTCATCATCGCCTTCAAGGCGGTGGGGAACAGGAAAGTATTGGTGACCTGGTATCGCTCCAGGAGTTCGAAGGCGCGCTCGGGCGAGAAACGGCCGCGCGTGCCGACGATGGGATGCCCGAAATACAGGGTAGGCAGCAGCGCGTCCATCATGCCGCCCGTCCAGGCCCAGTCCGCCGGCGACCAGAAAACGTCCCCCTGCTTGGGAAACCAGTCCTGGGAAGCCACGAAACCCGGCAAATTCCCGATCAGGGCGCAGTGCGGCAGCAACGCGCCCTTGGGCGCGCCGGTCGTGCCGGACGTATACAGCAGGATGGCCGGATCCGTGGCCAGCGTGGGAATGCGCTTGAATTCGCCGGGCTGGCGGGCCAGCAGGCTGCGCCAGGGCAGCACGCGCTCGTCCGCGAAGCCGATGCCGATGATCTGGTGCAAGGCGGGGCACTGTTCCGCGATGGACAGCAGGTTCGCGCTGGAGGCGGCATCCACCACGGCGACCCGGGCTTCGGAGTCGCGCAGCCGCGCTTCCAGGGCCTCGGGCCCGAAAAGCGCCGACAAGGGCACGATGATGGCGCCGACGCTGTAGGTCGCCATATGGACGACGACGGTCTCCGGCCGTTGTCCTAAAACAACACCTACGCGGTCGCCCTTGCCCACCCCCATGCGTACCAGGCCATTGGCCAGCTGGTTCGCCGCTTCCGCCAGGCGCCCGTAGGTCCAGACCTCTCTATTCCCCGACTCGTCCTCGTAATAAACGGCAATGCGCCGCGCGTCGAGGCCGCTCTCGGCCCAACGGTGGCAGCACACCTCGGCGATGTTGAACTGGGTGGGTACTAGCCAGCGGAATGAGTCGTAAAGCGCCTGGTATTGATCGTTCATGGCCCTGTTGTGAGCGGTTACAACGATGGGACTCGTCGGCAGTGCTTTTGGGGCCGGATTGCCCCAGACGCAAGCATGACCTAGCGAGCCACGATCTGCAACATTGGCGTGTGGCCGTTCCCCGCGTCTAGGGTTATTACGGATGTTCCCCGCGCTGGCGGGCCAATTATGGATGCTTGCCCTGGCGCCGCAGGGCCGACGGCAGGGCCGGCAGCGAAACCGGGCGGGGGGCGCGGGCCGGTGGCGTGCCCGCGGCGCGGTCGGCCAGGACGGCCGCCCAATCGATCAACTGCAGATGGCCGCTGTGGTCCTCGGCCAGGGCGGACAGGCTTTCCACCCAGTCGCCGTCGTTGCAATACAGCACGCCGTCGATATCCCGCAGCTCGGCCTTGTGGATATGGCCGCACACGACCCCGTCCAGCCCGCGCCGGCGGGCTTCGCCAGCCAGGGCCTGCTCGAAGTCGGTGATGAAGGCCACCGCGTTCTTGACCTTGTGCTTCAGGTACTGCGACAGCGACCAGTAGTGCAGCCCCAGGCGATGCCGCATGCGATTGAAGTAGTGATTCAACCAGAGGGCGAACTGGTAAAGGGAGTCACCCAGGTGCGCCAGCCACTTGCTGTGCTGGATGACGCCATCGAACTGGTCGCCGTGCAGCACGAGCAGCTTGCGGCCGTCCGCCGTTTCATGGACGTCCTCGTCGACGATTTCGATATCGCCGAAGGCGTAGCCGATGAACTCGCGGGCGAATTCGTCGTGGTTGCCCGGAACGAAAACCACCCGGGTGCCTTCCCGCGCCTTGCGCAGGATGCGCTGCACGATGTCATTGTGGGCGCGCGGCCAGTGCCAATGCTTGCGAAGTTGCCAGCCGTCGACGATATCGCCCACCAGATACAGGGTCTCGGCTTCGTTGTGATCCAGGAAATCCAGGAGGAATTCGGCCTTGCACCCCGCCGTGCCGAGATGCAGGTCGGAAATCCACACAGTGCGCCAATGCGTCGGGCGAGTCTCGTTCACATGTCCCTCGGGTCGCGCTGTCATGCAAGCATGAAATCACCGTGCGATGACGCCGATGTGAAATCGGCATGGCGCTTTCATGACAAGCGCGCGGCGACGCCCGGTGCCAGGCGCGGCGGGACGGCAGGCGCGGGATCAGGCGCCGGCGGTGCGCCCGCGTGCCGCGTTTGCAGCGGCCGGAACGGAGACGAGACGGGTGCCGGCCCAGCGGTCATGCAGGAACTGGCCATCCGGATCCAGCCAGGATCCGATGAAGATCGCGAAAGGCGCCGCCACGATGAACATCAACGTGCCCGGCCAGTGCGTAAGGGATTCGATGGCCCATACGGCCAGCGCCGCCAGCAGAGGCAGCAGCCAGGCCAGCACGTAGCGCCATGCCAGCCGCGCGAGCGAGGGCGTGGCCCCGTCGCGGCCCACCAGGCGGATGTTCCAGGTTTTCATGGGAAGCGTCTGGCCGGATCGGCGCCAGCACACCAGGAAGTAGCCGCCAATGGCCAGGAAAAGCCACAGCTGTCGCGCGGAGCGCAGCATCAGGCCGCTGCGGCTCTGGGTCAGCGTGTCGAACAGGTAGTCGGCCAGGAAAACCACGCCGAAAAGGAGCACGGCCTCGTACATCATGCAGGCGAAGCGGCGCAGGCGGGGCGGAGCGGGCAGGGCGGCGGTGTCGTTCATAGCGGCCGTATTATCGCTTGCCCGCGCCCGGCCCGCGGAAGGAGACGCCGGCGCGCCAGGGTGGCCAGCGGCGAAAGGGCCAAAGCGCCTCGGACTGCGCGGGGCAAAAAAAAAGCCCGCCACGAGGGCGGGTTCTAAAAGGGGCTTGTGCAGCCCCCAAGGGGACTTGTCGCTGTCGGGCTCGCGATTCAGGCGCGGGCGGCTTCGCCGCTGTGGCGGCTGGCCGGGGCGCGGAAAGAGCGGCCGAACTTGCTGATCAGTTTGCCCAGCGCACGGAGGGGCCGCGGGCGGAATTGTTCTTCAATGGCCTGACGCATCAATTCGCGTTCCAGTTCGTCGGTCAGGCGGAGGGGTTCACGTTCGTTCACGATAATATCCTGGGTGCTAAAAGCAAGCGCCGCGTTCCATCCCGGTGGACTACTTTCATGCAGGCGCTCTAGGGATAACCCGAATTTTAGGGGTTAACCCTAGATTCCGCAAGTCGTAAAAAAACCACAAGTACGGCATCTTGGCCGCGGTGTGGCGCCGGGCTGGCAAAAGGGGGTCATAGTGAGCCAGGGTGACCTCTACAATGGCCGGATGGAGAGCCCGGCCACCGAACCCGTCCCCGACTGGCGTATCGATCCCGTGGGAGACCGCTGTCTGCTCGTCACCCTGGGAGACGAGGTCGACGCCCGTACCAATCGCGCGGTGCAGGCCTTGGCGGCCGATCTGCTCGCGGAACCGCCGCCAGGCGTAATAGACGTGGTGCCGGCCTTCACCACCGTCGCCTTGCACTACCTGCCGCAGGCTTATGCGGGCCAGGCGGGCACGCCCTTCGAGTGCCTGTCCGCCATCCTGCGGGAGCGCTTGCGCCGGGGTGTCCCGGATATCCTCGGGGAATCCCGGGTCGTGGAGATCCCGGCCTGCTATGGCGGCGTCCACGGTCCCGACCTGGACGAGGTCGCCCGGCGTTGCGGCTTGAGCACCGCCGAAGTCATTGCCCTGCACGGTGCCTCTCCGCTGGTGATCTACACGTTTTTCTTCGCGCCGGGGGCCCCTTTCGCCGGTGGGCTGGATCCGCGCCTGGCGGTGCCGCGCCGCGCCACTCCCCGTACGGAGGTGCCCGCCGGCTCGGTGGCGATCGCCAACGGGTTGTCCATGATTTACCAACTGGCCATGCCGGGCGGCTGGAACCTGATCGGCCGCACGCCCTGGAATCTGTTCGATCTGGAGCGGGACCCGCCGGTACGGCTGCGGTTGGGCGACCGCCTGCGCTTCGTGCCGATTTCCCCCGCCGAATTCGACCGCCTGTACGAGGCCCGCCGATGATACGGGTATTGAAACCCGGCGCCTTGTCCCAGTTGCAGGATCTGGGGCGCTATGGGCAGCAACGCTATGGCGTCCCCGTGAACGGGGTCATGGACGAATGGTCGCACCGCCTCGCCAACGTCCTGGTCGGCAATCCGGAAGACCAGGCCACGCTGGAATGCACCTTGACCGGCCCGACCCTGCGGTTCACGCGCGATCGCCTGATCGCGTTGTCGGGGGCCGACATGCAGGCGCGTATCGATGGCATGCTGGTCCCGCTGGACCAGCCCCTGCTGGTTCGCGGCGGCGCAACCCTTGCCTGCGGCGAGCGCCGACGTGGCGCGCGGTTGTACCTGGCGGTGCGTGGCGGTTTCGACGTGCCGGCGGTGATGGGCAGCCGCAGCACCTTCCTGCGTGGCGGCTACGGCGGCTTCCAGGGGCGTGCGCTGGCACGGGGCGATCGCCTGCCGCTGCAGCCGGCGGACGCCGGATATCCCGGGGCCATGCGGCTGCTGGTCCAGTGCGGGACGCCTTTCGTTTCCGCCGCCCAGTTCGCGATAGCGGCCCCGGATGGCGACGCGGGCATCCTGCGGGTGGTACCCGGACCGCAGTGGCATGCCTTTACCGCACAGGCACGGCAGGCATTCGTCGAGCAGCCATTTCAGATCGACAACCGCTCCGACCGCATGGGGTACCGCCTGGCCGGGCCGCGCCTCATGCTGGCGCAGCCGCTGGAGATGGTCTCCGAGGCGGTTTCCTTCGGCACCGTGCAGGTGCCGCCGGACGGTAATCCCATTGTGTTGATGGCGGATCGCCAGAGCGCCGGCGGTTATCCCAAGATCGCCTATGTGGCCAGTGTCGATCTGCCGAGGCTGGCACAGGCGCTGCCCGGGGATACGGTGCGGTTCGCCCCGATCACGCTGGCGCAGGCGCAGGCCCTGTATCTGCAGCGGGAAGACCGGCTGGCGGAACTGCGCGCCCTGGTGGCGCGGGCCATGCAGGCGGCGCCGCACGGCCGACAGGTGCGGGATCCCGGGCATGACGACTTCCGCGCCGGCGACCCTGAGGCTGGCGACCCGTGTCCGGCCGATCGTGGGCCGGCCGACCCCGGGGCCGCCGATCCCGGGTCGCGGCCGGCGGCATAGCGCCGCGCCGGCCGCGCCGCGCCGGCCGCGCCGCGGCGGCTCAGTCCTGCCCGGCCTCGTCGGCATCCCCCGGCGCATCGGCGTCGTCCTGGCCGCGGTGCGTACCGCCGTCGTGGTGGGCGCGTTTGTCGCGGTAGCCGGCGCTGACCAGCTCGAAGCCGAACAGGCGGCAATCCAGCGGGCCGTTGTGCAAGGGAATGCGGCGCAGGGGCTTCAGGCGCATTTTCTGGGGCAGCGTCAGATCGCTGGAGATCGCATGGACCTGCCATCCCGAGAAGTTCCGTTTCAGGCAGGCCGCCCAATCGCGCCACAGGTCCTCGTCCTGGCCGGCCTGCATCCGTTCGCCGTACGGGGGGTTGGTAACGATCCAGCCGCGGTCGACCGGCGCCTGCAGCGTGCGGGCGTCAGCGACCTGGAACTGGATGCTGTCTTCGGTGAGCCACGCGCGTTCGGCGTTGCGCCGCGCATGGTCGATGGCGGCCGGGTCGATGTCGTAGCCGAACAGCGGCGTGTCCAGGCGCGGGCGGATACGCGCCCGCGCGTCGTCCTTCAGGTCCTGCCAGCGTCGCGCGTCGTGTCCGCGCAGGCGCTCGAAGGAGAACGGGCGGGCAATGCCCGGCGGGACGCCCAGGGCGACCCAGGCGGCTTCGATCAGTATGGTGCCGCTGCCGCAGAAAGGGTCGAGCAGCGGCGCCGCCGGATCCCAGCCGGCCAAGGCCAGCATGCCGGCCGCCAGGTTCTCGCGCAGGGGGGCCTCGCCCTTGTCCAGCCGCCATCCGCGCTTGAACAGCGATTCGCCGCTGGTATCCAGGTACAGCGTGGCGGTATCGCTGGTCAGGAAGGCGTGCACCCGCGCGTCCGGCCGCACGGTGTCGATATCGGGGCGCGCGCCTTCACGGTCCAGCAGGCGGTCGCAGATGCCGTCCTTGACCCGCAGATTGCAGTATTGCAGGCTGCGCATGGGGCTTTTGATGGCCGAGGTATCCACGCGCAGCGAGCGTTCCGCGCCGAACCAGCGTTCCCACTGCGTGGCATAGGCCAGGTCCAGCAGATCGTTTTCTTCCTGCACGGGGCCCTGCGCGACCTGCACCAGCACCCGGGTCGCCAGGCGCGAATACAGATTGGCGTGCTGCACGCCGGTCCAGTCGGCGCTGAAATGGACGCCCGCCCGGCCGATGCGGGCGTCCGCGAAGCCCAGTGCCTGCATCTCGATGGCGAGCACTTCCTCCAGTCCCTGGGGACAGGGCGCGAAGACCTGGAACCGTTCGCCGGCGCGCGGTCCGGTGTCGCGCTGGCCGCCCTCCCGCCCGCGCTTGCGCGGACGGTCGGTATATTCCACGTCGTAGGCATCGGGGCCGTCGCGATGGTCGGCGATTGGCGCCGCGTCCGGCGACGCCTCGTCTCGTTGGTTGGCGCGCGTCGCCGGAAATGACCGGCTTGCCGTTTCGTCCTTTACGCGCGTGCCTGTGACCGACCTGTCCCGGGCAGGACGGGCCGAACCGCCCGCTGCCGCGGCGCCGCGGCCCGCGTGCCGCGGGGCGGCGGCGCCCGGCCGGCCG is from Bordetella bronchialis and encodes:
- a CDS encoding acyl-CoA synthetase, coding for MNDQYQALYDSFRWLVPTQFNIAEVCCHRWAESGLDARRIAVYYEDESGNREVWTYGRLAEAANQLANGLVRMGVGKGDRVGVVLGQRPETVVVHMATYSVGAIIVPLSALFGPEALEARLRDSEARVAVVDAASSANLLSIAEQCPALHQIIGIGFADERVLPWRSLLARQPGEFKRIPTLATDPAILLYTSGTTGAPKGALLPHCALIGNLPGFVASQDWFPKQGDVFWSPADWAWTGGMMDALLPTLYFGHPIVGTRGRFSPERAFELLERYQVTNTFLFPTALKAMMKAVPAPRERYKLVLRAIMSAGESVGETVFNWCRSALGITPNEMFGQTEMNYLVGNSQARWPAKPGSMGRPYPGHQVAVIDEQGQPVKTGEVGEVALNRYDIHGHPDPILFLQYWRNPTATAAKFTGDWCRTGDLARKDEDGYLWYAGRSDDVFKSAGYRIGPGEIESCLLGHPAVANAAVVPKPDPERGALVKAYVVLTPEYAGQPREGIVQALQDHVRERLAPYEYPKEIEFLDELPMTTTGKVQRRVLRQREEEKAEKAHGGQAA
- a CDS encoding UDP-2,3-diacylglucosamine diphosphatase, which translates into the protein MTARPEGHVNETRPTHWRTVWISDLHLGTAGCKAEFLLDFLDHNEAETLYLVGDIVDGWQLRKHWHWPRAHNDIVQRILRKAREGTRVVFVPGNHDEFAREFIGYAFGDIEIVDEDVHETADGRKLLVLHGDQFDGVIQHSKWLAHLGDSLYQFALWLNHYFNRMRHRLGLHYWSLSQYLKHKVKNAVAFITDFEQALAGEARRRGLDGVVCGHIHKAELRDIDGVLYCNDGDWVESLSALAEDHSGHLQLIDWAAVLADRAAGTPPARAPRPVSLPALPSALRRQGKHP
- a CDS encoding RDD family protein, yielding MNDTAALPAPPRLRRFACMMYEAVLLFGVVFLADYLFDTLTQSRSGLMLRSARQLWLFLAIGGYFLVCWRRSGQTLPMKTWNIRLVGRDGATPSLARLAWRYVLAWLLPLLAALAVWAIESLTHWPGTLMFIVAAPFAIFIGSWLDPDGQFLHDRWAGTRLVSVPAAANAARGRTAGA
- the pxpB gene encoding 5-oxoprolinase subunit PxpB yields the protein MESPATEPVPDWRIDPVGDRCLLVTLGDEVDARTNRAVQALAADLLAEPPPGVIDVVPAFTTVALHYLPQAYAGQAGTPFECLSAILRERLRRGVPDILGESRVVEIPACYGGVHGPDLDEVARRCGLSTAEVIALHGASPLVIYTFFFAPGAPFAGGLDPRLAVPRRATPRTEVPAGSVAIANGLSMIYQLAMPGGWNLIGRTPWNLFDLERDPPVRLRLGDRLRFVPISPAEFDRLYEARR
- a CDS encoding biotin-dependent carboxyltransferase family protein; this translates as MIRVLKPGALSQLQDLGRYGQQRYGVPVNGVMDEWSHRLANVLVGNPEDQATLECTLTGPTLRFTRDRLIALSGADMQARIDGMLVPLDQPLLVRGGATLACGERRRGARLYLAVRGGFDVPAVMGSRSTFLRGGYGGFQGRALARGDRLPLQPADAGYPGAMRLLVQCGTPFVSAAQFAIAAPDGDAGILRVVPGPQWHAFTAQARQAFVEQPFQIDNRSDRMGYRLAGPRLMLAQPLEMVSEAVSFGTVQVPPDGNPIVLMADRQSAGGYPKIAYVASVDLPRLAQALPGDTVRFAPITLAQAQALYLQREDRLAELRALVARAMQAAPHGRQVRDPGHDDFRAGDPEAGDPCPADRGPADPGAADPGSRPAA
- a CDS encoding THUMP domain-containing class I SAM-dependent RNA methyltransferase; its protein translation is MSVDDPDRPRKTLTLGKRAGAAAPAPDAAKRKRSGSRARLVAQQEKEREKARSQDEPAAPTARNGDRSRDRGRPGAAAPRHAGRGAAAAGGSARPARDRSVTGTRVKDETASRSFPATRANQRDEASPDAAPIADHRDGPDAYDVEYTDRPRKRGREGGQRDTGPRAGERFQVFAPCPQGLEEVLAIEMQALGFADARIGRAGVHFSADWTGVQHANLYSRLATRVLVQVAQGPVQEENDLLDLAYATQWERWFGAERSLRVDTSAIKSPMRSLQYCNLRVKDGICDRLLDREGARPDIDTVRPDARVHAFLTSDTATLYLDTSGESLFKRGWRLDKGEAPLRENLAAGMLALAGWDPAAPLLDPFCGSGTILIEAAWVALGVPPGIARPFSFERLRGHDARRWQDLKDDARARIRPRLDTPLFGYDIDPAAIDHARRNAERAWLTEDSIQFQVADARTLQAPVDRGWIVTNPPYGERMQAGQDEDLWRDWAACLKRNFSGWQVHAISSDLTLPQKMRLKPLRRIPLHNGPLDCRLFGFELVSAGYRDKRAHHDGGTHRGQDDADAPGDADEAGQD